Within Bradymonas sediminis, the genomic segment GCGATCGCCGCCTGTCAAGTCTGGGTGGGCGCTTGGCAGGACAGATCAGTTCGCGAAATTCTGCACCCAGATCGGCTGCCCATTGCACGGCGCGTAGCCGACGCCCAGGCGCGAGAACACCGGGCGAATGATATTTTTGCGGTGCTCGGGGCTGTCCATCCAGCCGGCGTGAACCTCGGCCGGGGTGGGGTGTCCCATGGCGATATTTTCGCCGATGGCCCGAAACTCAAAACCCGCCTCGTTGACCCGATCCTCCATGGTGCGACCGTCTTTGGAGGTGTGGGAAAAATAGCCCTTTTTGCACATATCATTGGCGTGCTTCAGGGCGATCTTGTCGAGCTCGGGGGAGCAATAAACTGGGGGCTGACCGGCGTCTTTTCGCGCCTGATTGGTCCATTTAACCACGTCGCGGTTGCGCGTGGAGGTGCAGGCGGCCAGCGGGTCACCGCTGGTGTGGGTGCGCGGAATCGCTTGCTCCTCGTTTGATACCGCGCCCATCGGGGCGCAGGCAAATTGCGGGGCCGCCGCGCTCAGCATCGTGAGGATGATAAGCGCGGCAGGAGCGGCGCGGCGCCGGCTTGTGGAGGTGTTCTTCATGGGGATAGCCGAATCAGTCCGCGAAGTTTTGCACCCAATAGGGGTAGCCGTCGCATAAATAATAGCCCACGCCCAGGCGGCCAAAGCCCTCGGTTAAGATATTCTCGCGATGTCCGGGGCTGTCCATCCAGGCCTGGTGGACCTCGGCGGCGTTGGACTGGCCGTAGGCGATATTCTCGCCGATCATCCGCCACTGCACATTGGCCGCGTTGACGCGCTCTTTGAGGGTTCGTCCGTCGGCCGAGGTGTGGGAGAAATAGTCCAGGTCGCACATATCTTTGGCGTGCAATTGGGCCGACTCGGTCAGCCCCGGGTCGCACTCCAGCGCGCCGAGTCCTTCGGCGGCGCGGGCTTCGTTGGTCAACTCCAGCACGCGCGCGGCACGTTTGGTCAGGCAGGTGTCTTCCTCGGCGTCGGCGACGTCCTGGTCCCCGGCGTCGCCGCCCGCGTCGTGGCCGGCGTCGGCTTCAGTGATATTGTCGCCTGTGGTGTCGGTGTCGTCGTCGCCGCAGGCGGTCGCGCCGAGGCTAAAGACCAGCGCGCAGAGCAGGATTTGCAGGTGGGTTTTTTGCAGGTCGAGCATGGGACAATCTCTTTGATATGATGAGGGTAAATCGAGGAGGTGTGTTTCTGGCAAATGCGCGGGGAGGTGAGCCACGCGCCACAACCTTATAGCAGGTTATAGCGCGTTTGTGTTTTCAAATCCTTCTTTGGGGCGAAATTAATCGGCGAAGGTCTCGACCCAATAATGGGAGTATTGCGCGCTGCTGCAGGGCTTAAAGCCAACGCCCATGCGCTGGTATTGGCCGTTCATAATATTGGCGCGGTGCCCGGGGCTGTTCATCCAGCGTTGGTGGACCTGTGCGGCGGTGGAGCTGCCGGCGGCGATATTCTCGGCCATCGCCCCGGCGCTGACGCCCTGGGCGCGGATGCGCTGGTCGAAGGTGCGACCGTCGTCCGAGGTGTGTGAGAAATAGTTCAGGGCGCACATATCCTCGGCGTGGAGCTGGGCGGCGCGGCCCAGGCCCTCGTCGCAGCTCAACGGGCCGCGCCCCTCGGCCGCGCGCGACGCGTTCACCAGGGCAAAGAGGTCCTGGACGATGCCGGTGGCGCAGTTAGAGCTGGGTTCGCCGGAGGTGTCGGGTTCACTGGAAGAATCGGGTTCGCTCGAAGCATCCGGCTCACTGCCCGTATCGGGCTCGCCGGAAGAATCGGGTTCGCTGGAAGTATCGGGCTCGCCGGAGGTATCGGGTTGCGGTTGCTCGGTGGCGTCCGGTTCTTCTTGCGTGGTGTCGGGGATGTCGCCGCCGCTATCGCCGGTGTGCGTGTCGGGGGGCGCGCCGGCGTCGGCGGCGGGAGTCGTGGTTGAGTCCGGGGTGTCATCGCCAGTCTGCGCGTCGCCCGGTGAGTGACCCGCGTCGGTCGTGGTCGCGTCGTCTTCTTGGGAGGTGGCTGTTTTGTCTTCCAGGGGCGCGTCGTCGCTGCAACCAACCTGGAAGCCGGCGAGTAAAAGGGCGGTGAGGAGGGCGAGCATGGGGCGGGTCATCGTGCTTGGTTTCATCCGGCGTCTCCAAGGAGTTCTCTTCGCGCGTCGCTGCGCGCCCATTCGATGAGTTTGATATCACGGAGTATATCGGCAAAACGAAATTCTGGCATCCCTGCCTGGCGGACGCCCAAAAATTGGCCGGGGCCGCGAATTTCGAGGTCAACTTCGGCCAGCGCGAAGCCGTCTTCGGTGCTGGCGAAGGAGTCGAGGCGCTGCTGGGCGTCGTCGGTGAGGGCGAATCCCGCGAGCAAAATGCACATCGAGTCGGCGCTGCCGCGCCCGACGCGCCCGCGCAACTGGTGGAGCTGGCTTAAGCCGAAGACCTCCGGGCTCTCGATGACCATTATCGTCGCGTTGGACACGTCCATGCCCACCTCGACCACCGTGGTCGCGCACAATACCTGGATCTCGCCGGCGCCAAATTTCTGCATGGTGCGGTCTTTGGCCGCGGCGTCCATGCGCCCGTGCAACACGCCCACGCGCAGGTCTTTAAACGGTCCATTGGCCAGCGCCGCGGCCGAGTCGGTCACGTTCTCGCGCCCCGCCACGGCCTCGCTCGCCTCGACCATGGGGTACACAAAATACGCCTGCTCGCCGGTCTCAACGATGCGATCGCGCACATATTGATAGACCTTTGGGGCGGCGGCGCGGTCGCGCAAAAAGGTGCGAATGGGCTTTCGCCCCGGGGGTTTTTCGGCGATCACGCTTAAGTCCAGGTCCCCGAAAACCGCGTGGGCCAGCGAGCGCGGGATGGGCGTGGCGGTCATGGCCAAGAGGTGCGGGTCCTGGCCCTTTTGGAGCAAGTCGCGGCGCTGCTCGACGCCGAATTTGTGCTGCTCGTCGATGATCACCAGGCCCAGGGAGTCGAACGCGACGTCGGCCTGGAAGAGAGCGTGGGTGCCGATAATCAGGTCGATGCGCCGGGCCGCCCCGGCCGCGGCGGCCGGGGCAAACAGGTCCTGCTCGCCGATCTGGGGGCCGCGGCTGTCGGTGGTTTTCTCGGCCTTCAGGCGCTCGAGCACCGCCTTTCGCTCGCTGGCCGGCTGCGAGCCGGTGAGCACGCCGATCTCGATCGGCAGACCCTCGAAGACCTCAAGGGCGCGGCGGAAATGCTGTTTGGCCAGGATATCGGTGGGGGCCATCATGGCGACCTGGTGGCCGCTGCCGATGGCGATGGCCGCCGACATAAAGGCCACCACGGTCTTTCCGCTGCCGACGTCGCCCTGGAGCATGCGGCGCATCGGCGCGCGCCGGCCCAGGTCCTCGGCGATGGTCGCGATGGCGGCGCGCTGGTCGCCGGTAAGCGTGTAGGGCAGGGCGCGCACGAATTCGCGGCCCAGGTCGCGCTCGGTGCAGCGCGGCGCGCGCGCGGCGCGTCGCTCGGTGACATAGTCCTGGGCTAATTTGCGCTGAAGGGTATAAAACTCCTCATAAACCAGGCGGTTACGCGCGCGCGTGAGCTCCTCGCGGAACGCCTCGACCCCCTGGTCTTCGCCGCGCCCGTTGAGCATATGGATGGTCTCAAACGCGTCCTTGATGCTCGGCAGATCGTATTGCTTCAGGATTCGCTCGGGGATGATATCGACGGCCAGCGGCAATAATTTGGCCGCGGCGTCCTTCAGGGCGCCGCGCATCGCGGCGTCGCGGATACCCTCCATCGAGGTATAAACCGGCTCCAGGCGAATCTGCGGGGCGGGGTGCTCGGGTTCGTTTCGCCCGATGACGTCGAAATTCGGGTGCGCCAGCGACGCCCCGCCGCGCTCCCAGTCGACCTTGCCCTCGACCTGCAGCCACAGGCCGATGTCGAAGAGGTTGGTGAAATGGCGTCGGTTCATATTGAACCAGATGAGCTTAAACGCCTGGCCGTCGACCTCGACGGTGACCTCGACCGGCGCGCGGCTGTGCGGCGGGGGGATATTGACGCGCACGACCTGGCCAAAGAACTCCACATGGGTCGCGTTCAGCCGCAGCATCTCGGCCCCCGACACGTGGCGATATAGCGGGCGATATTTGCGCGGGATAAATAGGAGGACATCGCTCGGCGAGGTGATCCCGCGCTCGACGAGGCGCTCGGCCGTCTTTTTTCCGATGCCGCTCAGCGCGGTGAGCTTGAGCGTCGGCGGCGTCTCGAAGGTCAGGTTGAAGCGACCGGGTATCGTCATGGTTGAGCTGTCGTTAAGGGCGTGTGGTCACATCTAATTATTGGTTAATTGGGTGGCGAATACCAGAGGAATCCGGCGATGAGGCGGACCTTGGGGTAGGTGGTTCTGAGCGGTCGCGAGCCTCCCGAATCGGTCGGCGCCCGTGTGTTCTGGCTCGGCGAGCCTCCGGAGCCGGTCGGCGCCCGTGTGTTTTGGCTCGGCGAGCCTCCGGAATCGGTCGGAGACCGTGTGTTTTGGGTCGGCGAGCCTCTTCAGACGGTCCGAGACCGTCGGATTGGGCTCAGCGAGCCTTGTGCAGGCGGTCCGTGACCGTTTGCGCCCGCTCAGAACAGCGCTCAGGGCGTGGCGACCCGTTTGGCCTGCGCGGCGACCCGCCGGGCCGCGCGCCGAGCCAGCCAGGGCGCAAAAATCAGGCGCTCGGCGTTGGTCAAATAGAGCTTGTCGAGCAGGTTTTGCTCCAGGTGAACCGGATGGATCTTCCAGCGACCCTGGATGGGAATCGGGTGGTCGATGGCCTTGTCGTCGGACTCAAAATAGCGCCAATGCTGGTCATAGAAGCCGGCGATATCGTCGAGGCTGGGCGGCTCGTCGCTCACGCTGCCCAGGGTCACCCGGTATTCCATCCCCTGCGGGGAGGGGCGCGCCTGCAGGCCCAGGTCGGTGGCGAAGAGCACGCGATCCTGGTGCTTGGCGAAGAATTTGCGCACCTTTTTGACCGGGTGGCGCCCGATCTCGGCCAGCCGCGCCGACACATCCACCACCGTATTCGGGTAGGTGTCCATGAGCTGGTCGACCGCGTCGATATCCTCGGGGTTATTGGCCAGGTGCAGCAGGATGAACGTGGTGTCCGGGTGCTTGGCGATGACGCGGTTTCGCGCGTCGAGCAGCGCCTTTCGCGACGGAAACTCATCGCCATAAAAGCTCCAGCTCGGGGCGAGCTTAAGCTCATCCCAGCGCTCGTTTTCGGGGGTGGGCTCCTCGAAAAACGCCTTCGGGTCGCTGGTGTGAATCCCCACCGGCACCCCCAACTCGCCGGCCTTCGCCCAGACCGGGTCAAAGCGCGGGTCGTCGATCTTGATGAGCTCCCCGGCGGCGTCGCGCGCCCCAAGCCCCAGGTGTTTCGAGATTTTGACGCCCGCGAACCCGGCCCGCACCGCCGCCTCCAGCTCGCGCGCCATCTCCTCGCCGAAGCCCGGCTCGTTCACCCGCCGCCAGTCCAGGTTAAAGAAGAGCGCAAAGCGCCCCGAATACGTATCGGCCATGCCCAGATTTGCCGCCCGATACTCCGCCGCCGACCCCCCGCTCATATTCACCATGCGAAAAATGCCGCTCTGATCCATCGCCTTAATGGCCAGCGAATACGCCGCCGGCGACAGATGCGCGTGGGTGTCGCTGGCCTTCCACTCGGATTGCCCCGCGGCGGCCGGCTCGGGCTTGGTCTGAGCGGCGGTCGCGACGTGGGTCTTCGCGGGTTCGGGGGCTTTTTTGTCGCAGCCCATCAGGGCGGCGGCGAGGAGCAGGCTGAGGGCGGCGGTGTGGGTGTTGGGGTGCATAGGGGCTCCGGGCGGAAGTCATTTGGGCGTGATTCTACACGGCGCGGTCGGGCTGTGAAAGTGGGCATAAAAACGCCGCCCCTCATGGGCGTGAGGGGCGGCGAGGCGCGTTAGCGCTTAAGCAATTGTTCTGTGGGCGTGAGGGTTATTGGTTCTGGAATAGCCCACCCGCTTGCCAGTCCGCCCATGAGGAGACCGTTCTGTTATAACCACCGCTCACCGAAGAAGAGTTGCCATCGGCTGTATTTTGGACTCCCCCACTGACCGTGGCGTTGGATCCCGATGCGATATTATTTGAGCCTCCGCAGACCGAAGCGGAAGAGTATTGGGCTTCGTTCTTATATCCACCACTCACCGAGGAATAGAAGCCGCTGGCGGTGTTCAATCGTCCACCGCTAACCGAGGAAGACTCCCCGGACGCTACGTTTTTCCAGCCGCCACTGACCGAGGCGTGCATTTCAGTAGACTGGTTCTCCCTGCCTCCGCTTACCGAAGAGTACAAACCTGATGCTGTATTTGAAATGCCGCCACAAACGGCGCTCGACTGCGCCGATGCTGTATTAACTGCACCGCCTCCAACCCACGCGCTATAGGCTGATGATGTGTTGCCTGCGCCGCCACTGATCGAGGATTGGTTGCCCGATGCTGTGTTATCTGCGCCGCCAGTAATGCTGGCATATTCACCGGTAATCGCATTGCTATGCCCCGCAACAAAACCGCCGAAGCTCGTATAGTCGTGTCTTATCCCGACGATAATATTATGTGAGCCGGTCTTGGTATTGCCAGAGGGCCATGCCTCATCATAGCCAACGACCAGGTTGCCGAGCCCATTCACCGGGCCGTCCGTGGTGCCGGTGCCGTTGCGCACGTGGAAGTTGACGCCGGTGAAGGTCACCGCCGTCTTGTTGTTAATGGTCGTGCGCTCCATATCTTGGGTGAGCGCTTCAAGCGCGGCGACGCGCGCGGCGAGGTCGTCCAGGGCGGCCTGGACGTCGGTGGCGTTTAGCCCGGAGGTGGTGTTGTCGTAGGAGGTCGTCGCCGCGGTGCCGCCGCCGGCCGCGTTGATGAGATCGGCTGCGGTGTGGCCGCCGACCGTATTGGCGTCGTTGGCGCGGAAGGCATAGGGCACCGTCTCAAGCGGCGTGCGCGGGCTGAGCGTCTCACCCTGGATGGTGATCTCAAGCCAATAGGGCTCGCCGTTGAAGACGGGCTCCAGCGGCATCATCGTACCCATCTGGACTCGGAACTCCCCGTTTTGCACGTTGATCCCGGAATAGTTTTCGGCCCAGACGCCGTTGCCGCCGGTCGGGGCGTCATAGATGCGAAATGTGCTGTTCACGACGCCCACCACCGGCGCGCCGTTCGGCGCGTTGAGCTGCCCGGTGTAGGTCATCGTATGCGGGACATTGGCCTGAGCGTTTTGGGAGAACCCGAGGCAGAATAATAGGGCGAATAGGGGCGCGAGCGACTTGCCGAGTTTCATCGGTATATCCTTCAAAGTATCAATATTTATTGGGTAAAACATCGTGTTCAATGAGCGCATTTTGACAGGCTCAAGGATCCGTGGTCATTGCTTTGCCGGTGAGCCTAAAGTGCGGGCTGGAGCTCGTCGTTTTGGTGAGGCCAGGGTCCACGCTGCCCGACAAGACGAAGTGATTGCTCACCGAAACGTGACCGCCGGGGACGACCTCGGCGGTGAGCCTGAACTTGGCTGTATTATCCAGCGCTGCTCGCTCTGTTTCGTATTGGGAGTTGTTCCCGTGGGGACCGGTGGATTCGGCACCCGAGGTTGAATTGGCGGAGCCGTTGTCGGCGCGCGACCCTTCCAGGTCGACGCAGCCCGAAGCCGCCAGAAATAATAAGACACCTAGCCACAGCCCCGCGCTGCGCGCCCGGCATCGTGCGTAAGTCATAAGCTCTCCGTAGGATAATAAGCCTGGCCAAGTCCTCAACGCTGACGTTGAACGGCCAAAGCATTTTGAATGAGCGGCTTGCCTAGCACGAATCAGAGATGCGGTTCAACTTTTCGCCCGGCTGGCATGGAGTCTGTCGCACCGGCGGGGCAAGCCCGCCGGGGGCGGTTGCACGCTCGCAGGCCTCGCTGGCCCGCAGTCCTTTGCGCCGGCGGGGCAAGCCCGCCGGGGGCGGTTGCGCGGTCGTAGGCGTAGCTGGCATGGAGTCTGTCGCACCGGCGGGGCAAGCCCGCCGGGGGCGGTTGCACGCTCGCAGGCCTCGCTGGCCCGAAGTCCTTTGCTCCGGCGGGGCAAGCCCGCCGGGGGCGGTTGCGCGGTTGTAGGCCTCGCTGGCATGGAGTCTGTCGCGCCGGCGGGGCAAGCCCGCCGGGGGCGGTTGCACGCTCGCAGGCCTCGCTGGCCCGAAGTCCTTTGCTCCGGCGGGGCAAGCCCGCCGGGGGCGGTTGCCGCTACGGGATTCTGCACCGAGACCGGCCGTCAGCAAAGACCCCCGCCGGCTTGCCCGGCGGGTGAAGCGGACTGAGAGCCAGCGAACGTCACGGTGCAGCAGACCCCCGCCGGCTCGCCCGGCGGGAGCGTCACCAGCGTCACGGAGCAGCAGCAGATGGCAGCCAACCAGCGTCACGGAGCAGCAGACCCCCGCCGGCTCGCCCGGCGGGAACGTCACTGGCCGCCCAACGTCTTTTCTCGTAAAGTTTTGCTCTATCGAAGTTTCTCCCAGCACCCCACCGCTCGACGAAGCCTGAAGAAGGCTTCGCTGTGTCGTCGGCAATCCAAACTGGAGCGCCACGCCATGTCTAT encodes:
- a CDS encoding CAP domain-containing protein, encoding MLDLQKTHLQILLCALVFSLGATACGDDDTDTTGDNITEADAGHDAGGDAGDQDVADAEEDTCLTKRAARVLELTNEARAAEGLGALECDPGLTESAQLHAKDMCDLDYFSHTSADGRTLKERVNAANVQWRMIGENIAYGQSNAAEVHQAWMDSPGHRENILTEGFGRLGVGYYLCDGYPYWVQNFAD
- a CDS encoding CAP domain-containing protein, whose product is MKNTSTSRRRAAPAALIILTMLSAAAPQFACAPMGAVSNEEQAIPRTHTSGDPLAACTSTRNRDVVKWTNQARKDAGQPPVYCSPELDKIALKHANDMCKKGYFSHTSKDGRTMEDRVNEAGFEFRAIGENIAMGHPTPAEVHAGWMDSPEHRKNIIRPVFSRLGVGYAPCNGQPIWVQNFAN
- a CDS encoding amidohydrolase family protein, coding for MHPNTHTAALSLLLAAALMGCDKKAPEPAKTHVATAAQTKPEPAAAGQSEWKASDTHAHLSPAAYSLAIKAMDQSGIFRMVNMSGGSAAEYRAANLGMADTYSGRFALFFNLDWRRVNEPGFGEEMARELEAAVRAGFAGVKISKHLGLGARDAAGELIKIDDPRFDPVWAKAGELGVPVGIHTSDPKAFFEEPTPENERWDELKLAPSWSFYGDEFPSRKALLDARNRVIAKHPDTTFILLHLANNPEDIDAVDQLMDTYPNTVVDVSARLAEIGRHPVKKVRKFFAKHQDRVLFATDLGLQARPSPQGMEYRVTLGSVSDEPPSLDDIAGFYDQHWRYFESDDKAIDHPIPIQGRWKIHPVHLEQNLLDKLYLTNAERLIFAPWLARRAARRVAAQAKRVATP
- a CDS encoding CAP domain-containing protein; translated protein: MKPSTMTRPMLALLTALLLAGFQVGCSDDAPLEDKTATSQEDDATTTDAGHSPGDAQTGDDTPDSTTTPAADAGAPPDTHTGDSGGDIPDTTQEEPDATEQPQPDTSGEPDTSSEPDSSGEPDTGSEPDASSEPDSSSEPDTSGEPSSNCATGIVQDLFALVNASRAAEGRGPLSCDEGLGRAAQLHAEDMCALNYFSHTSDDGRTFDQRIRAQGVSAGAMAENIAAGSSTAAQVHQRWMNSPGHRANIMNGQYQRMGVGFKPCSSAQYSHYWVETFAD
- a CDS encoding ATP-dependent DNA helicase RecG; this encodes MTIPGRFNLTFETPPTLKLTALSGIGKKTAERLVERGITSPSDVLLFIPRKYRPLYRHVSGAEMLRLNATHVEFFGQVVRVNIPPPHSRAPVEVTVEVDGQAFKLIWFNMNRRHFTNLFDIGLWLQVEGKVDWERGGASLAHPNFDVIGRNEPEHPAPQIRLEPVYTSMEGIRDAAMRGALKDAAAKLLPLAVDIIPERILKQYDLPSIKDAFETIHMLNGRGEDQGVEAFREELTRARNRLVYEEFYTLQRKLAQDYVTERRAARAPRCTERDLGREFVRALPYTLTGDQRAAIATIAEDLGRRAPMRRMLQGDVGSGKTVVAFMSAAIAIGSGHQVAMMAPTDILAKQHFRRALEVFEGLPIEIGVLTGSQPASERKAVLERLKAEKTTDSRGPQIGEQDLFAPAAAAGAARRIDLIIGTHALFQADVAFDSLGLVIIDEQHKFGVEQRRDLLQKGQDPHLLAMTATPIPRSLAHAVFGDLDLSVIAEKPPGRKPIRTFLRDRAAAPKVYQYVRDRIVETGEQAYFVYPMVEASEAVAGRENVTDSAAALANGPFKDLRVGVLHGRMDAAAKDRTMQKFGAGEIQVLCATTVVEVGMDVSNATIMVIESPEVFGLSQLHQLRGRVGRGSADSMCILLAGFALTDDAQQRLDSFASTEDGFALAEVDLEIRGPGQFLGVRQAGMPEFRFADILRDIKLIEWARSDARRELLGDAG